The proteins below are encoded in one region of Ammospiza nelsoni isolate bAmmNel1 chromosome 23, bAmmNel1.pri, whole genome shotgun sequence:
- the C23H6orf89 gene encoding bombesin receptor-activated protein C6orf89 homolog, with protein sequence MELSANELSIYDKLSETIDLVRQTGHQCGMSEKAIEKFIKQLLERNEPQRGPPRYPVLMALYKGLLTLGLVLLTVYLVIQPYNPLPPEAPLSRAQAWGSLVGHIRLLSLPIAKKYMLEKCQDWWAAGCRQNTSALPANCTVCSAVKSLHIVTDFGELSEKLQRHQPFLIKTGQHLSYEELKHFQSQDPELAEVIIEENSAELWSCPFFFPWNKSVNRSRILQEFFPASSLLSFPKTLSLESCFLIRHPDLGNKSYSLHSLFAVGSGQLTLTVSPLDTCRGHCEVFKVELEAGDLGYASTDHWTMSFMARGTEPAVICDGAAS encoded by the exons ATGGAGCTTTCAGCCAACGAGCTCAGCATCTATGACAAGCTCTCAGAGACCATTGATCTGGTGAGGCAGACTGGCCACCAGTGTGGCATGTCAGAAAAGGCCATTGAGAAGTTCATCAAGCAGCTCTTGGAAAGAAACGAACCCCAGAGGGGCCCCCCACGGTACCCTGTCTTAATGGCTCTCTACAAG GGACTGCTCACCCTGGGCTTGGTGTTGCTGACTGTTTACTTGGTGATCCAGCCCTACAACCCTCTGCCACCTGAAGCACCACTCTCCAGAGCCCAGGCCTGGGGCTCCCTCGTCGGGCACATCcgcctgctgtccctgcccattgccAAGAAGTACATGTTGGAGA AATGCCAGGACTGGTGGGCAGCAGGTTGCAGACAGAACACTTCTGCACTTCCTGCAAACTGCACAGTCTGTTCTGCTGTGAAAAGCCTTCACATAGTGACAGACTTCGGAGAGCTATCAGAAAAGCTCCAGAGACATCAGCCTTTTCTAATCAAG ACAGGgcagcacctctcctatgaagaaCTGAAGCATTTTCAGTCCCAGGATCCAGAACTGGCAGAGGTTATAATAGAAGAAAATTCAGCTGAATTATGGAGCTgcccatttttctttccctg GAACAAGTCTGTGAATAGATCCAGGATTCTCCAGGAATTTTTCCCTGCCTCCTCTTTGCTGTCCTTCCCCAAGACACTGTCCCTGGAGAGCTGCTTCCTCATCCGCCACCCAGACTTGGGGAATAAG AGCTacagcctgcacagcctctTTGCTGTTGGGAGTGGGCAGCTCACCCTGACTGTGTCACCTCTGGACACGTGCAGAGGACACTGTGAGGTGTTCAAGGTGGAGCTAGAAGCTGGAGATTTGG GTTATGCCAGCACAGATCACTGGACAATGAGCTTCATGGccagagggacagagccagcTGTGATTTGTGATGGAGCTGCCAGCTAA